A genomic segment from Vicia villosa cultivar HV-30 ecotype Madison, WI unplaced genomic scaffold, Vvil1.0 ctg.001810F_1_1, whole genome shotgun sequence encodes:
- the LOC131636695 gene encoding protein NUCLEAR FUSION DEFECTIVE 4-like, translated as MGEFKEKLVTLYKSRWFVFVGAMWLQSWAGIGYLFGSISPVIKSSLGYNQKQLAMLGVAKDLGDCVGFVTGILCEVLPIWGALLVGASLNFVGYGWVWLIVTGQTPSLPLWAVCILIFIGTNGETYFNTVSLVSCVQNFPKSRGPVVGILKGFAGLSGAILTQIYVLVHSPDHASLIFMVAVGPSMVAICLMFIVRPVGGHKQVRPSDGKSFTFVYSVCLLLAVYMMGVMIVQDVVDVSETVITILTSILFLILVTPIVVPLSLAFGPAEKPLEEEALLEPQGHSQLDSDEVILSELEDEKPKDMDLLPALERQKRIAQLQSRLLQAAAEGAVRVKRRRGPHRGEDFTLTQALIKADFWLLFISMVLGSGSGLTVIDNLGQMSQSLGYDNAHIFVSMISIWNFLGRIGGGYISELVVKDHTYPRPAALAAFQLIMTVGHLFIGMGWPGSMYVGTLLVGLGYGAHWAIVPATASELFGLRNFGALYNFLTLANPVGTLVFSSLIASRIYDREAEKQAHGGQHLNLGSIVAQALNNSSELSCEGYICFFMTSCIMAGLCVLATGLSMFLVYRTRIVYASLYGKSSMRNLL; from the exons ATGGGAGAATTCAAAGAGAAATTAGTAACCCTATACAAGAGCAGATGGTTTGTTTTTGTGGGGGCAATGTGGTTGCAATCGTGGGCGGGTATAGGGTACTTGTTCGGGAGTATTTCGCCGGTGATTAAGAGTTCGCTTGGGTATAATCAGAAGCAGCTTGCTATGTTGGGTGTGGCGAAAGACCTTGGGGATTGTGTTGGGTTTGTGACGGGGATTTTGTGTGAGGTTTTGCCTATTTGGGGAGCTTTGCTTGTTGGGGCTTCGTTGAATTTTGTTGGGTATGGTTGGGTTTGGTTGATTGTTACTGGCCAGACTCCTTCTCTTCCTTTATGGGCT GTCTGTATTCTTATATTTATTGGAACAAACGGTGAAACCTACTTCAACACAGTTTCATTAGTGTCTTGTGTGCAAAATTTCCCGAAAAGCCGAGGTCCTGTCGTCGGTATTCTAAAGGGCTTTGCTGGTTTGAGTGGTGCAATATTGACACAGATATATGTACTTGTACATTCCCCTGATCATGCATCACTAATATTTATGGTTGCTGTTGGTCCATCtatggtagcaatttgtcttatGTTCATTGTTAGACCGGTTGGAGGTCACAAACAAGTGCGTCCGTCTGACGGAAAATCATTCACATTTGTCTATAGTGTATGTCTCTTGTTGGCAGTTTATATGATGGGAGTTATGATTGTTCAAGATGTAGTTGATGTGAGTGAAACTGTTATCACAATTTTGACTAGTATCCTCTTTCTGATTCTCGTCACCCCAATTGTAGTTCCTCTGTCGTTGGCATTCGGACCAGCTGAAAAACCTCTAGAGGAAGAAGCTCTTCTAGAACCACAAGGACATTCGCAACTCGATTCTGATGAAGTAATATTAAGTGAGTTGGAAGATGAGAAGCCTAAGGATATGGACTTGCTCCCTGCATTGGAAAGGCAGAAACGTATTGCGCAATTACAATCTAGATTACTACAAGCAGCTGCAGAAGGAGCTGTTAGGGTTAAGAGGAGGAGAGGACCACATAGAGGAGAAGATTTTACGTTGACGCAAGCTTTGATTAAAGCAGATTTTTGGCTTCTTTTTATTTCCATGGTCTTAGGTTCTGGATCTGGTTTGACCGTCATTGATAATCTCGGTCAAATGAGTCAATCTCTAGGTTATGACAATGCACATATATTTGTCTCCATGATCAGTATTTGGAACTTTCTTGGACGCATTGGAGGCGGCTACATATCCGAGCTTGTTGTCAA GGATCATACATATCCAAGACCAGCTGCATTGGCTGCATTTCAACTAATTATGACTGTTGGTCATCTTTTCATTGGTATGGGATGGCCAGGTTCGATGTACGTTGGTACTTTACTCGTTGGACTTGGTTATGGCGCACATTGGGCGATTGTTCCAGCTACAGCCTCTGAATTATTTGGCTTGAGAAACTTTGGTGCATTATACAATTTCCTCACACTAGCAAACCCTGTTGGAACTCTTGTCTTCTCTAGTCTCATTGCTAGCAGAATCTATGATCGGGAAGCCGAAAAACAAGCTCATGGCGGCCAACACTTGAATTTAGGATCGATTGTCGCTCAGGCTCTTAATAATAGCAGTGAGCTAAGTTGTGAAGGTTACATATGCTTCTTCATGACTTCATGTATCATGGCAGGATTATGCGTTCTTGCAACTGGTTTAAGCATGTTTCTTGTGTACCGAACAAGGATTGTTTATGCAAGTTTGTATGGAAAATCTTCTATGAGAAACCTTCTATAA